Below is a genomic region from Patagioenas fasciata isolate bPatFas1 chromosome 14, bPatFas1.hap1, whole genome shotgun sequence.
GACAGGGATGCCTGGGCACCCAGGTAGGGCACTGCCAACCCTCAGGGATCACTGCACAACTCGTGTTgtgctgcccagccctggcagagccCAGCCATCTCCACTGAGCTGGCAGCGGTGGGGACAGCTGCTGGTGGCATCCTGGGAGAGCAGCCCAGTATGCTTTTGAGATGTCTGCTGagcccctctctctttttttgcaTCTCTTTTGGTACTTTTGGATGGATGAGGAGCTCCCTGTCTCTGGCATGGAGCTTGCTCCGTGGGGTTGGGCTGGGTGACATGGAGACCTGCATGGATTTGGGGTCTGTGGTACATAAAGTACCATCACATCACCACCTAGTGCTGCTCCCCATCACCACAGATTCCTCCTGGCTCTTCCCTTGCAGGTACCAGATCCACACAGGGCTGCAGCACTCCATCATCCGCCCTCGGCAGCCCAACTGCCTTCCCCTCGACCAGGTCACCCTGCCCCAGAAGCTGCAGGAAGCCGGCTACTCTACGCACATGGTGGGCAAGTGGCACCTTGGCTTCTACAAGAAGGAATGCCTGCCCACCCGCCGGGGCTTTGACACCTTCCTGGGCTCCCTGACAGGCAATGTGGACTACTACACCTACGACAACTGTGACGGGCCGGGCGTCTGTGGCTATGACCTGCACGAAGGGGAAGACGTGGCTTGGGACCAAAGTGGCAAGTATTCCACCTTTCTCTATGCCCAGCGTGTCAGCAAGATCCTGGCGTCCCACAgccccaaggagcccatcttcaTCTACGTGGCCTTCCAAGCGGTCCACACACCTCTGCAGTCGCCCAAGGAGTACATCTACCGCTACCGCTCCATGGGCAACGTTGCTCGCCGCAAATATGCCGCCATGGTGACATGCATGGATGAGGCGGTGAAGAACATCACCTGGGCCCTCAAGAAGTACGGTTATTATGACAATAGTGTGATTGTGTTCTCCACTGACAATGGTGGGCAGACCTTCTCTGGAGGAAGCAACTGGCCACTACGGGGCCGCAAAGGGACATACTGGGAAGGGGGAGTCCGTGGAATCGGTTTTGTCCACAGTCCCCTGATCAAGCGCAAGCGCCGGACCAGCTGGGCCCTGGTTCACATCACAGACTGGTACCCGACTCTGGTCAGCCTGGCCAGGGGCAACCTGAGCAACGTCCCAGGCCTGGATGGCTACAACGTCTGGCCTGCCATCAGCGAGGGCAAGGAGTCACCGCGAACTGAAATCCTGCACAACATTGACCCCCTGTACAACCATGCCAAGTATGGATCCTTGGAGGATGGCTTCGGCATCTGGAACACAGCCGTGCAAGCCTCCATCCGGGTTGGGGAGTGGAAGCTCCTCACAGGTGACCCAGGGTACAGCGACTGGATCCCCCCACAGACCCTGACCAACTTCCCGGGGAGCTGGTGGAACCTGGAGCGTCTCACCGATGGCCTTAGAAAGTCCGTGTGGCTCTTCAACATCACTGCCGACCCCTATGAGCGCTATGACCTCTCAGACCAGCGCCCAGATGTGGTGAGGACCCTCTTGATGAGGTTGGTGCACTACAACCAGACGGCCATCCCGGTGCGGTACCCTGCGGAGAACCCCCGGGCTCACCCGGACTTCAACGGCGGTGCCTGGGGACCTTGGGCCAGCGAGGACGATGCGGAGGAGTGGGAAGGTGGTGGGGAGCCCCTGAAGAGTAGGAACAAGAAGAAGAAATGCAAGATCTGCAAGCTGCGCTCCTTCTTCCGCAAGCTGAACACCAGGCTCATGTCGAATCGCATCTAATGGGAGAATCCCCCAGCACACACCCAGCATGGCCAGGATGGAGCTCGGGACCGCAGTgccacagggtgggagtgagggAGAGGGACGGACAGGGAGGTGGCCGGCACCCTCATGCTTTCCCTTGCTCCAGAGTTCACCCCAAAACATTTCTCCTCTCTGGCTGGACCTGTGGCCACAGGGCGGTGGTCTCGGTGGGCAGGGAAGGGAGATGCAGTCTCAGTGGTGGCGTACggctctgctgagctgggctggcccaTGCACAGCCCCTTCCAAAGCCAGAGACACTTTTCTCAAGGGCTCTGCAGGCAACTGCAAACTTTAAGTGTTGGCCATTGCAAGGGCAGGAGGCAGCACAGGATCCTGGGGTGGCAATGCAGAGGGGTGGCTGGCCTTGGCGACTCTGTCTGCGGGTTGTCCCATGTCATGTCCCCGTATATACATGCTCCTGACTTTCTGCATGCTGCCAGGCAGCTGCCACCTTTGCTCTTACTCTGGGAACTCGAGAGCCTCCCCCAGACACAAGACCATGACATGTCCCTATTATACTTCTTTGTGGAAGGGTGGATTCCTGACCATGGATGTCAGACCTGAGACCACCAAGACTGGACTCAGCTTTGCTGCTACATGGACCTCATGTGGGGCTGTGGCTTCTCCTCTCTGCTGGCCTGGGGGGCCAGGAGCAGCGCCAGTGAGGAGCCATGGCCCACGGAGATGTGGTTGGAGGCACTGAGAGGACAGATGGTTCTTCACAGCCCCACACTTGGGAGGCAGGTTTGGCCCAAACTCTGGTGGGCTTCACATGGGTCAGCCACCCAGCAGATCCTTTCATCCACAGTTCTGCCTGGCCAGACCCCACCAAGGGCATGGCTGTAGTCACCCACGTTCCACCCCATGCACCCTACGCATCCAGCCAGCCATCTCTTTGGGCtggggctgtccccatccccacgtctcTGCCGTGGAACCTGGAGCAGAAGGAAGATCTCAAGAAGATCTCTGCAGAGGCTGATGTGCTGCTCTGTAGCTGCAGGACCTCGAagccatgggggacacggggatgttgCATATGGCCACTGCTGTCCCAGCAGTGCATGTGGTGGAGGGGAAGCACCTCTCCATGATCCACCCGCCGTGGGGAGCCAGCCCATGCGACTGCAGGGGGCTGGGCAGCGCGGGAGCAAAGCACCGAGCCCCCCCCGCCTTTGGCGGGGAGCAAGTGTGTGTACGTGTGCTCCGAGGAGAGCTGGCAAGCATGAAAGAGGGTAAATAGCTTTAAAAGCGTTTTGGATGCATGGTGCATTTCCATTTACACAATGTGTTTTACATTTCTCTCTACAGGTTTCTCTTGGTGCAGTGTGTGTAGGCGAAGGCCCTGCTGTGAATTTTGAAAATAGTTATTTTTGTCTCTGGAAAATGAGGCCCGTTAGGACTTGTCAGCTCTTGGATGAGcagtgtgggctttttttttttccccttttttccccccctctctccctTGCAAAATAACATTCATTTAAAATCTGTCATTGAAAGATGTGACAATTGGCAGCGTGCACGCTGAATACCTTTCAGTGCGCTTTCAAACCCTGTATGTGAGGGACGAAGACGGGAAGAGAATGCAATGACacgtttgtatttctttttttttttttttcttactcttaGCTGGATTATTTGGGGGAATTGGGATTTTCTATAGAaacgaagtaaaaaaaaaaactgacaGCAAGGCAGAATAGAGGAGGCCTCCTCTTGTAAAGATGGGAAAGAGTTGGCAAAGCCAGAGCGTGGCAGCATGTGCGCAGGTCCCAGCTGCTCTGTGCACACCCATCACCACCCCGTCAGCCCCCGCATCCCTGCGGGCACGTCCCCTGCAGTGGCACCAGGGACAGGTTTCACAGGGGGACTCAGCTCCTCCATTGGCCCCATCTCCACCCCCAGCTCCCTTAACACATCGTTCTACGGGGACCTGGCCGTGCAGCATCACCTTGGCTGAGGCGAACCCTGGGAGCATGCTGCACATCCCTAAACTACCTCACTTGGCCAGCCCGGTCCCCAAGATACCACCACTGGTGTCCTCATCGGCAGCAGGGCTGCCATTTGGCAAAGCCAACTGGTTGCTGAATATAAAGTAACACTGCTGAAGAAGAGGAGGCTCCTGTGGGCTAAGccggaggagggcagggggtgatGGCTGCGGGAGGCTAAGGGACGAGTCACAGCAAAGGACCAGCTAGGGCTGGAGGGAGTGGCAAAGTGGGGCTGGCCGTGGGGCTGCGACAAGGCTCAGATAATGGCTTTCATTTCCATATTTATATAAACATGTCCGAGTTTagtcctgcttttattttttttcattcaaaaatgGAAATTTCCATGAAAACGTGTTTGATTTTTCTCCCTTCAGTTTTACTAATATCCCTATGAAAAAGTTCATCTGGTCTTGCTTCATTCCCCTTTTCTGATGTTCTGGGCTGGTGCTGGGTTCCTGCAGTCACCCTACCCAGAGTGTTGggtctgtgttgtttttttttttattattaaaaaaagttGCATTCTGAATTTTTACAAGAAGCTGCAGTTGAAGGAAAGTCTTAGTTCCccgaaagaaagaggaaaggtaGGCACTGGGTGCTTGGAGAGTGCAGAGACTCCAGCCTGAGGACAGCAGATGTCCTTCATTGCATTTCCAGTCCCCCTGTATCTGAACATAGAATGAAGGTGGacaggatgaggatggggatggggctgAGGATGGGAATGGACGGAgttgggatgggatggagatggggagtgGAATAgaatggggctgggctgggctggcttgGGCTGGGATAGGCTGGAACATGCAGGATTGATGGTATCTGGGAGCCTCTCCAGCCctagaaggggaaggaagggaagaagccCCATGCAGGAAAGGGGATGCACATCTCAGCAAACTGCCATGGTGGGAGGGCAGCAGGGCACCCTGGGCACCCCATACTGGGGAGAGGTTGCTCTTGGCAAGGGGCTGTGTCTCATGCCAGGCAGTAATGTCCTTTCTCCTTCAAGGGGTCCGTGTGGTTTTGCAGAGTTTTTTCCCTCAGCATAACTGGGGCACGATGGCCTCA
It encodes:
- the ARSI gene encoding arylsulfatase I, which translates into the protein MAVYALTGFSLVSLLSFGYLSWDWMKPSLVADVAMDPMEKSLPPAFARPPHIIFILTDDQGYHDVGYHGSDIQTPTLDRLAAEGVKLENYYIQPICTPSRSQLITGRYQIHTGLQHSIIRPRQPNCLPLDQVTLPQKLQEAGYSTHMVGKWHLGFYKKECLPTRRGFDTFLGSLTGNVDYYTYDNCDGPGVCGYDLHEGEDVAWDQSGKYSTFLYAQRVSKILASHSPKEPIFIYVAFQAVHTPLQSPKEYIYRYRSMGNVARRKYAAMVTCMDEAVKNITWALKKYGYYDNSVIVFSTDNGGQTFSGGSNWPLRGRKGTYWEGGVRGIGFVHSPLIKRKRRTSWALVHITDWYPTLVSLARGNLSNVPGLDGYNVWPAISEGKESPRTEILHNIDPLYNHAKYGSLEDGFGIWNTAVQASIRVGEWKLLTGDPGYSDWIPPQTLTNFPGSWWNLERLTDGLRKSVWLFNITADPYERYDLSDQRPDVVRTLLMRLVHYNQTAIPVRYPAENPRAHPDFNGGAWGPWASEDDAEEWEGGGEPLKSRNKKKKCKICKLRSFFRKLNTRLMSNRI